ATCATTTTGATATGGGGAATTCCCGCTTCTTCAAATGCTTCTCCCACAGGTTTAAACCCTAATTTTAAATAGAGATTTTCAATATAAATTTGAGCATTAACAATAACGGTTTTAATCGTAGTTTGAGCGATCGCTTCTAAGGCGCATTCCATTAATTGTTGACCAATTCCGATTCCTCTCGCTGAAATCAGAACCGCTAACCGTTCAATTTTGGCATTTCCTTCATCTAAATAACGAATTCGCAATGTTCCGATAGGTTGATCATCTAAATAAGCTAACAAATGTTGGGCAAATTCATCCTGACCATCGAATTCTAATTCAGGATTAACTCCTTGTTCGAGTTCAAAAACTTGATATCGAATGGCTCTAATTTCTGTCAAATATTCAGAATAGTTAACGGTTTTTATTC
This genomic window from Planktothrix serta PCC 8927 contains:
- a CDS encoding GNAT family N-acetyltransferase yields the protein MIRIKTVNYSEYLTEIRAIRYQVFELEQGVNPELEFDGQDEFAQHLLAYLDDQPIGTLRIRYLDEGNAKIERLAVLISARGIGIGQQLMECALEAIAQTTIKTVIVNAQIYIENLYLKLGFKPVGEAFEEAGIPHIKMIKTLGH